A genomic segment from Bufo bufo chromosome 8, aBufBuf1.1, whole genome shotgun sequence encodes:
- the LOC120977821 gene encoding histone-lysine N-methyltransferase PRDM9-like, whose translation MDRTRKRLKEKSLRASNKLKKSRPRDGSCSSTVGSATLEDQSTEFRKDDNPNEKKAKTNRRGRPKKVGLKKSVKEKKDRRKESKLTKRARNRPSKFYTCACGRGYTSVSHLHRHQKTHVGGDVGSGQHFGEHEKPFRCLCGKMYSISSNLNRHQKTCQAGSTTPSDARKNLYKPYACACGKRYTCKSDLHRHQKSHLDGNKKRAKTYMCDCGKKFRVRARLLRHQKTHTQVKVQIQLEVDPGEVNEVEAPERVKPYACLCGKSYTCSSHLYRHQRTHHDEDFSARSRYWATEMEKHYKCDCGRAYTSASHLFRHQKTHETMEFIVDDPDCDSDVHNEDFGDKPYQCECGKSFILWFSLMVHKRIHCKANLQTSSGQEDSP comes from the exons ATGGATCGAACAAGAAAAAGACTTAAAGAGAAATCTTTACGAGCATCAAATAAGCTGAAGAAGTCAAGACCTAGGGATGGAAGCTGTAGTAGTACAGTAGGTAGTGCAACCTTAGAAGATCAGTCAACAGAATTTAGGAAAGATGATAATCCTAACGAAAAGAAGGCCAAGACTAATCGGAGGggtagaccaaaaaaggttggatTAAAGAAGTctgtaaaagaaaagaaagatcGCCGTAAAGAATCAAAATTGACCAAACGAGCACGAAATCGGCCGTCAAAGTTCTATACTTGTGCGTGTGGTAGAGGCTACACCAGCGTCTCTCATCTCCATAGACACCAGAAAACTCATGTAGGAGGTGACGTAGGTAGTGGTCAGCATTTTGGAGAACATGAAAAGCCTTTTCGATGCCTGTGTGGGAAGATGTATTCCATCAGTTCTAATCTGAACAGACATCAGAAGACATGCCAAGCTGGATCCACGACACCTTCCGATGCCAGAAAAAACCTATATAAGCCCTATGCCTGTGCTTGTGGGAAACGATACACCTGCAAATCTGATCTCCACAGACATCAGAAATCTCACTTAGATGGAAATAAGAAAAGAGCCAAGACTTATATGTGCGACTGTGGCAAGAAGTTCAGAGTTAGGGCACGTCTGTTACGGCATCAGAAGACACACACCCAAGTGAAGGTCCAAATCCAACTCG AAGTTGACCCTGGAGAAGTTAACGAGGTGGAAGCTCCAGAGAGGGTTAAACCATACGCTTGTCTGTGTGGAAAAAGCTACACTTGTAGTTCTCATCTCTACCGGCATCAAAGGACTCACCATGACGAGGACTTCTCTGCAAGGTCAAGGTATTGGGCTACAGAAATGGAGAAACATTATAAATGTGATTGTGGTAGAGCCTACACTTCTGCCTCACACCTCTTCCGACACCAGAAAACTCACGAGACGATGGAGTTTATTGTAGATGACCCGGACTGTGATAGCGACGTCCACAATGAGGACTTTGGAGATAAGCCTTACCAGTGCGAATGCGGCAAAAGTTTCATATTATGGTTTTCTCTTATGGTGCATAAAAGGATTCATTGTAAAGCGAATCTTCAGACCTCCTCTGGGCAGGAGGACAGTCCTTGA